In a single window of the uncultured Dysgonomonas sp. genome:
- a CDS encoding TonB-dependent receptor, whose amino-acid sequence MKKIFIKLLNSDTWHRKALNKALLFSLCLIMQMVTGTPVYGETKDSEQATKKEISGSVYDTDELPLPGATVIEKNNSMNSTLTDADGLFKLTVSEGSIVIISYLGYITQEFVVDRANSYPIILHENTKDLDEVVVVGYGTVKKKDLTGAVGAISGNIVSDRKVMQLSTALQGAIPGVMVTRNNGAPGGGSTIRIRGITTIGDSNPLYIVDGVPVDNIDYINPNDVENISVLKDAASASIYGSRAASGVILITTKRGTSDKFELNYSFEYGLEKLARTPKFVSATRFMQMENELRWNDAGNGKNEYPTYAQELIENYYALHAEDADLYPITDWYDLVLDKTAPRVSHLVSLMGGTNKLRTKASFGYDKVEGMYANKNIERYTLRVNNDIKINEYLSVGLDINFRNQKNLSPVADPFPQINLATAVQAGVWSDGRYGNGRGKSNIYAASKEGGTTTNTHNHFLGKASLDFTPFEGFKLSAVFSPTYNNSKSKMFKKKVKLYDAKDPNLFIGYNASFDNSRLEENRNDSYRLLSQLIATYSKSFSDHNFDFMAGYEGYKTFNENLYAGRNQYVLEYPYLDIGPLTELSNSGNAYETAYQSFFGRIMYNFKNRYLLQANVRRDGSSRFHKDHRWGVFPSVSAGWVISEESFFPENNILSFLKLRGSWGTLGNERIGSNYPYQAAISFSNVLFINGDNVVPQQTASQNKYAVSDISWETTKSWNIGIDTYLFNNRLRLSADYFDKSTEDMLLALEIPRYMGFSTNPDVNAGKMSTKGFEIEVGWSDQIGKDWFYSLSANLSDFRSKMGELGGTEFLGSKIKKQGSEFDEWYGYLSDGIFQTQEEVDNSPVLNKQVKPGDIKYKDISGPNGVPDGVISPEYDRTLLGGSLPRYLYGANFSLGYRNIDFSLTIQGVGKKNSIMSTYMVQPLIENRGNITDVIESGYWSHYNPAEENVHAKYPRLTYSGATNNYATSDFWMFNGRYLRLKNITVGYTLQLPWLQNTLKVQNIRLYTAINDLFSIDNYPKGWDPETAGGSQPITTSFIFGASVNF is encoded by the coding sequence ATGAAAAAAATCTTTATCAAATTACTCAATTCGGACACATGGCATAGGAAAGCTTTAAATAAAGCTCTGTTATTTTCCTTGTGTCTGATTATGCAAATGGTTACAGGAACACCTGTATATGGTGAAACAAAGGATTCGGAACAAGCTACAAAAAAGGAGATTTCGGGTTCAGTATATGATACTGATGAACTCCCTTTACCGGGAGCCACAGTTATAGAAAAAAATAATTCTATGAATAGTACTCTAACGGATGCTGATGGATTATTTAAACTAACTGTTTCTGAAGGCTCAATTGTAATTATAAGCTATTTGGGCTATATTACTCAGGAATTTGTTGTTGACAGAGCAAATTCATATCCAATCATACTACATGAGAACACGAAGGATTTGGATGAGGTTGTTGTTGTGGGGTATGGCACTGTCAAGAAAAAAGACCTGACCGGTGCTGTAGGTGCAATATCGGGAAATATTGTTTCAGACAGAAAGGTTATGCAATTATCTACAGCTTTGCAAGGGGCTATTCCCGGAGTGATGGTTACTCGTAATAATGGCGCACCCGGAGGTGGTAGTACTATCAGAATAAGAGGGATAACTACTATTGGTGACAGCAACCCTCTTTATATAGTAGATGGCGTACCGGTTGACAATATTGATTATATCAATCCTAATGATGTGGAAAATATATCCGTGCTGAAAGACGCAGCCTCTGCATCCATATATGGTTCTAGAGCAGCATCGGGCGTAATACTGATTACTACCAAACGTGGAACATCGGACAAGTTTGAGCTAAATTATTCATTTGAATATGGATTGGAGAAATTGGCAAGGACACCTAAATTTGTTTCAGCTACACGTTTTATGCAAATGGAAAACGAGTTGAGATGGAATGATGCAGGAAATGGAAAAAATGAATACCCAACCTATGCTCAAGAACTTATTGAAAATTATTATGCTCTCCATGCAGAAGATGCAGACTTGTATCCGATTACAGACTGGTACGATCTAGTGTTGGACAAAACGGCACCTCGTGTAAGTCATTTGGTAAGTTTAATGGGAGGAACTAATAAATTGAGAACAAAAGCTTCTTTTGGTTATGACAAAGTAGAAGGAATGTATGCTAACAAGAATATTGAAAGATATACTCTTCGTGTAAATAATGATATAAAAATAAACGAATATCTTTCGGTAGGATTGGATATAAACTTCAGGAATCAGAAAAATCTATCTCCTGTTGCCGATCCATTTCCTCAGATTAATCTGGCTACTGCTGTACAGGCAGGGGTATGGAGTGATGGAAGGTATGGAAACGGACGTGGAAAAAGTAATATTTATGCTGCTAGCAAAGAAGGAGGAACAACAACAAATACTCACAATCACTTTTTAGGGAAAGCCTCATTAGATTTTACCCCATTTGAAGGATTTAAACTTTCGGCTGTTTTTTCTCCTACTTATAATAACAGTAAAAGCAAGATGTTCAAAAAGAAGGTAAAACTTTATGATGCCAAAGATCCCAATTTATTTATAGGTTATAATGCATCTTTTGATAATTCCAGATTAGAAGAAAACCGGAACGACTCCTATCGCTTGCTTTCTCAATTAATTGCAACATATAGCAAATCTTTCAGCGACCATAATTTCGATTTTATGGCTGGATATGAAGGCTATAAAACATTTAACGAGAATTTGTATGCAGGCCGTAATCAATACGTCTTAGAGTATCCATATTTGGATATCGGCCCTCTTACCGAACTTTCCAATTCGGGGAATGCATACGAAACAGCCTATCAGTCTTTCTTCGGACGAATAATGTATAATTTCAAAAACAGGTATTTACTTCAGGCAAATGTAAGAAGAGATGGTTCTTCCCGTTTCCATAAAGATCATAGATGGGGTGTTTTTCCTTCTGTCTCAGCAGGTTGGGTAATTAGTGAAGAATCTTTTTTCCCGGAGAATAATATACTTTCATTTCTCAAACTCCGAGGCTCGTGGGGTACTTTAGGGAATGAGCGTATTGGGAGCAATTATCCATATCAAGCTGCAATATCTTTTAGTAATGTGTTATTTATTAATGGAGATAATGTTGTACCTCAACAAACCGCATCACAGAATAAATATGCTGTAAGTGATATTTCCTGGGAAACAACAAAATCATGGAACATCGGGATCGATACCTATTTATTTAATAACAGGCTCAGACTGAGTGCCGACTATTTTGATAAATCGACAGAAGATATGCTTTTAGCCTTGGAGATCCCACGGTATATGGGATTCTCTACAAATCCGGATGTAAATGCCGGAAAAATGAGTACTAAAGGTTTCGAAATCGAAGTAGGTTGGAGTGATCAGATTGGGAAAGACTGGTTTTACTCATTATCGGCGAACCTGTCCGATTTCAGGTCAAAGATGGGAGAATTGGGCGGTACTGAATTTTTGGGAAGCAAGATTAAAAAACAAGGAAGTGAGTTTGACGAATGGTATGGATATCTATCAGATGGAATTTTTCAAACACAAGAAGAGGTAGATAATTCTCCCGTCTTAAATAAACAAGTAAAACCCGGCGACATCAAGTATAAAGACATAAGCGGACCGAACGGAGTGCCTGACGGAGTTATTTCTCCGGAATATGACAGGACCTTGCTAGGAGGTTCTTTACCAAGATATCTATATGGAGCTAATTTCTCTCTGGGGTATAGAAATATTGACTTTTCCTTGACAATACAAGGTGTGGGGAAGAAAAACTCAATAATGAGTACATATATGGTACAACCTTTGATTGAGAATAGAGGTAACATCACAGATGTCATAGAAAGCGGATATTGGAGTCATTATAACCCGGCAGAAGAAAATGTACATGCAAAATATCCTCGCTTGACATATTCCGGAGCTACTAATAACTATGCGACATCAGATTTTTGGATGTTCAATGGGAGATATCTGAGATTGAAAAATATCACAGTAGGCTATACACTACAATTGCCGTGGTTGCAAAACACTCTCAAGGTACAAAATATACGATTATATACAGCGATAAATGATTTGTTCTCTATTGATAATTACCCTAAAGGATGGGATCCGGAAACTGCAGGAGGTTCCCAACCTATAACAACTTCATTTATTTTTGGAGCATCTGTTAACTTTTAA
- a CDS encoding RagB/SusD family nutrient uptake outer membrane protein, with product MKRTIIYIFITLLLTSCYDMDLNPLSEGSSENWYTTEEELMMSVRSLYNIAYWSLDDDSYTDDWTNRNEVNNITGGTIDGLSSIPTTTWTNKYAAIGRANELLANLDKARELGVPADLVKKLEAEAKLVKAIQHASLVAHYGDVVYVSHTIPSISEAFKIGRTDKKEVMRYVYEDFDNAIAVLDKEIEGEIRANSKGVAYAFKARAALYVGDYAIAADAAKKCIDLGVYSLHNDFTEIFLSSTKSNKEFILTRPRSIEQSIYIGTQAFTPRTAGGWGQYVPSWDLLCAFLCTDGKPIDESPLFNPREPFLNRDPRCTKTIVEFKTRHVGIEYNPHPDALTVLNYNTGAQIKNTDNRAVAQYASYNGLVWKKWVDDTWNQNGHKADKNEIVMRYADVLLMYAEAKIELGEIDQTVLNAINDIRARAYGVERTQTTAYPSVATTDATKLRKIVRLERRMEFAFEGLRYMDIIRWKLAEKVLNLPIYGLLDPANLKSDVVDEGLWFFSETPKIDEDGITDFSSLYQNQKIKLLVERKFDANRQYLWPIPSKEILINDNIKQNPGY from the coding sequence ATGAAAAGAACGATTATATATATATTTATAACATTATTGCTTACGTCTTGTTATGATATGGATTTGAATCCACTATCCGAGGGTTCGAGTGAGAACTGGTATACAACCGAAGAAGAGCTAATGATGTCTGTCCGTAGTTTGTACAACATTGCTTATTGGTCGCTCGATGATGATTCGTACACCGATGACTGGACAAATAGAAACGAGGTAAATAATATTACAGGAGGGACAATCGACGGATTGTCATCAATCCCTACTACTACATGGACTAATAAATATGCGGCAATAGGAAGAGCAAATGAACTATTGGCCAATTTAGATAAAGCACGAGAGCTTGGAGTGCCTGCTGACTTGGTCAAAAAATTGGAAGCTGAAGCAAAGTTAGTCAAAGCAATACAGCATGCTTCGCTTGTGGCTCATTATGGAGATGTAGTATATGTTTCACATACTATTCCTTCAATTAGTGAAGCTTTTAAAATCGGCAGAACAGATAAAAAAGAGGTGATGCGATATGTATATGAAGATTTTGATAATGCAATTGCAGTACTTGATAAAGAGATAGAAGGAGAAATAAGGGCAAACAGTAAAGGAGTAGCTTATGCTTTCAAGGCGAGAGCAGCTCTTTATGTAGGCGACTACGCCATAGCTGCCGATGCTGCAAAAAAATGTATCGATTTAGGGGTTTACTCTCTTCATAATGATTTTACTGAAATCTTTTTAAGTTCAACAAAAAGCAACAAAGAATTTATTCTCACCCGGCCTCGTTCCATAGAACAAAGTATTTATATCGGTACACAAGCTTTCACTCCACGTACTGCCGGAGGATGGGGGCAATACGTTCCATCGTGGGATTTGCTTTGTGCTTTTTTATGTACCGACGGGAAACCTATTGACGAATCACCTTTATTCAATCCTAGAGAACCATTCTTAAATAGAGATCCAAGATGTACAAAAACGATTGTTGAATTTAAAACGAGACATGTGGGTATTGAATATAACCCTCATCCAGATGCTCTTACGGTATTAAATTACAATACAGGAGCACAAATAAAAAACACTGACAATAGAGCAGTTGCCCAGTATGCATCATATAACGGTTTGGTGTGGAAAAAATGGGTAGACGATACATGGAATCAGAATGGGCACAAAGCCGACAAGAATGAGATCGTCATGCGATATGCAGATGTCTTGTTGATGTATGCTGAAGCCAAAATAGAGCTGGGTGAAATAGATCAAACAGTGTTAAATGCTATTAATGATATCAGAGCCAGAGCTTACGGAGTAGAAAGAACTCAAACCACAGCATATCCATCTGTCGCTACAACAGATGCCACAAAATTGAGAAAGATTGTAAGATTAGAAAGACGAATGGAATTTGCTTTCGAAGGACTCAGATATATGGATATTATTCGCTGGAAACTGGCTGAAAAAGTTTTAAACTTGCCAATATATGGATTGTTAGATCCTGCTAATTTGAAAAGTGATGTGGTAGATGAGGGATTATGGTTTTTCTCCGAAACTCCTAAAATAGATGAGGATGGGATTACTGATTTTTCGTCATTATATCAGAATCAAAAAATTAAATTACTCGTAGAACGTAAATTTGATGCTAATCGTCAGTACTTATGGCCAATCCCATCAAAAGAAATTCTTATTAATGATAATATAAAACAAAACCCTGGTTATTAG